A stretch of Fusobacterium periodonticum ATCC 33693 DNA encodes these proteins:
- a CDS encoding DUF2577 family protein has product MSELGSLIGEMIGQATKGTSIIKASVETPPPNLTIKFDGQVIPSEQIYCSNYLLPHYHRDYTIDGVIDEINIEVNNYDYNNTTSDTAGHSIPKLNGSGKYQGNGTYKSHKDIWFEDTLQKGDEVLVLVMGVHYVVVTKIVKMPSGAIKGV; this is encoded by the coding sequence ATGAGTGAATTAGGTTCTTTAATAGGTGAAATGATAGGACAAGCTACAAAAGGGACATCTATCATAAAAGCATCTGTTGAAACTCCACCACCAAATCTAACAATTAAATTTGATGGGCAAGTAATTCCATCTGAGCAAATTTACTGCAGCAATTACTTATTGCCTCACTATCATAGAGATTATACGATAGATGGAGTTATAGATGAGATAAATATAGAAGTGAACAATTATGATTATAACAATACTACATCTGATACAGCAGGGCATAGTATACCAAAATTAAATGGAAGTGGAAAATATCAAGGAAATGGAACATACAAATCTCATAAAGACATCTGGTTTGAGGATACACTTCAAAAAGGTGATGAGGTATTGGTTTTAGTCATGGGAGTGCATTATGTGGTTGTAACAAAGATAGTAAAAATGCCAAGCGGTGCAATAAAGGGGGTGTAA
- a CDS encoding Txe/YoeB family addiction module toxin, translating into MKISFSIQAWEEYLYFQTQDKKTLKKINELIKDIERNGALNGIGKPEKLTNNLTGLYSRRINDKDRLVYKIENDFIVILQCKGHYSDN; encoded by the coding sequence ATGAAAATTAGTTTTTCTATCCAAGCCTGGGAAGAATATTTATATTTTCAAACTCAAGATAAGAAAACATTGAAGAAAATAAATGAACTTATAAAAGATATTGAAAGAAACGGAGCATTGAATGGAATAGGTAAACCTGAAAAACTAACCAATAATTTAACAGGATTATATAGTAGGAGAATCAATGACAAAGATAGATTAGTCTATAAAATAGAAAATGATTTTATAGTTATATTACAGTGTAAAGGACATTATAGTGATAATTAG
- a CDS encoding M15 family metallopeptidase, whose product MYKFSERSKAKLTTVDIRLQNLMNVAIKESPYDFSITEGIRTLKRQKELVAQGKSKTLKSYHLKGKAVDIAVWINGKVTWDFKYYKEVADCVKEVARKLGYIITWGGDWKTFKDGPHFQIED is encoded by the coding sequence ATGTATAAGTTTTCTGAAAGAAGCAAAGCAAAACTTACAACAGTAGACATAAGACTTCAAAATCTTATGAATGTAGCTATTAAAGAAAGTCCTTATGATTTTTCTATAACAGAAGGAATAAGAACTCTAAAAAGGCAAAAAGAATTAGTTGCACAAGGAAAATCTAAGACTTTAAAAAGCTATCATTTGAAAGGAAAAGCAGTTGATATAGCTGTATGGATTAATGGGAAAGTAACTTGGGATTTTAAATATTATAAAGAAGTTGCTGATTGTGTAAAAGAAGTAGCAAGAAAATTAGGCTATATTATAACTTGGGGTGGAGATTGGAAAACATTTAAAGATGGTCCACATTTCCAAATTGAAGATTAA
- a CDS encoding putative phage tail protein, with amino-acid sequence MSNRLIKKVSKIARNSLQEDLIRTLDLICKYAKNDIQKYKELLFIAFFNEQQVANYERFMELDYKNGWSLQDRKDRIIYTLLSKNIFTPHVLKEQAKIFTNGEIEVIENYNDYSFIIKFTSVVGIPSNLDNFKNFIHINKPAHLNFSIEFRYNTHNQVAYLVHNILKSKTHKQIYDTRLYNDADVIGKYHKHIELSSMKHTSLKTIKNRSIYDERR; translated from the coding sequence ATGAGCAATAGATTAATTAAGAAAGTTTCAAAAATAGCTAGAAATAGTTTACAAGAAGATTTAATCAGAACACTAGATTTAATCTGTAAATATGCTAAAAATGATATACAAAAATACAAGGAGCTATTATTTATAGCTTTTTTTAATGAGCAACAAGTGGCTAATTATGAAAGGTTTATGGAATTAGACTATAAAAATGGTTGGAGCTTGCAGGATAGAAAAGACAGAATTATCTATACTTTACTATCTAAAAATATTTTTACACCTCATGTTTTAAAGGAACAAGCTAAGATATTCACAAATGGAGAAATTGAAGTTATTGAAAATTACAATGATTATTCTTTCATAATTAAATTTACTTCAGTAGTTGGAATACCATCTAATTTGGATAACTTTAAAAACTTTATTCATATTAATAAACCAGCTCATCTAAATTTCAGTATTGAATTTAGATATAATACACACAATCAAGTGGCGTATTTAGTTCATAATATTTTGAAAAGCAAAACTCACAAACAGATATATGATACTAGACTTTATAATGATGCTGATGTCATTGGAAAGTATCATAAACATATTGAGTTAAGTTCTATGAAACATACATCTTTAAAAACTATAAAAAACAGAAGTATTTATGATGAAAGGAGATAA
- a CDS encoding phage tail tape measure protein, which produces MEHVLSARLELKDKFTAVINKAEKGLAGLYQKAKSMNWEKVNSGLNKFGAVAAGGLVGLGAIAGSSLTAFADLEDQVRRNKAIMGATAAEENMLMTQTRELGRSTRFTAQEVAQAQMYQAMAGMKTNEVLEMTPKLLKLSIASGEDLASTSDLLTDNISAFGLTLQDADRFMDVMAATANNTNTSIAQLGEAYKYVASTSRNFESLEETNIILGLLADSGLKGSIAGRNLASIYARLSKTTPDMDAALKKLGVTLYDNNGKFKGLRKILEELKPKLAQMSDEQRNLFLTTIAGSEGLKVMNSLLGTSKEGVEKAENAIKNATGATDRFAKEMSDNTKDKLAQFRSAVEDLKISIGEGLAPTAVDFINKFTSKMAELNSKGTFNTENVEAYFNKIFNFLSEAIQGFAALKVAAMAESIFAGAGLPVVGAFGGWKLGRWIDNKTGLSKSAADGVKISQYTNKYMKQGYSREEADKQARLDVERESKMRGWKSEDYQKQIEIEKNQIVLSLDESQLNRLKNNTIGLSALGLTPEDLKRQETLIKNKSVNSLNSPIPKKPKSEYEKAFADLGVKAPIAATTNFSPQVNLNMGGVIIKNEADLEKTAEMSKQKIMAELKNYVQITN; this is translated from the coding sequence TTGGAACATGTACTAAGTGCTAGACTAGAACTTAAAGATAAATTTACTGCAGTTATAAATAAAGCCGAAAAAGGGCTTGCTGGACTTTATCAAAAAGCTAAATCTATGAACTGGGAAAAGGTTAATAGTGGTTTAAATAAATTTGGAGCTGTTGCTGCAGGAGGATTAGTTGGATTAGGTGCTATAGCTGGAAGCTCTTTAACAGCATTTGCAGATTTAGAGGATCAAGTCAGAAGAAACAAAGCTATTATGGGAGCAACAGCTGCTGAAGAAAATATGCTAATGACTCAAACAAGAGAACTTGGGAGAAGTACAAGATTTACAGCACAAGAAGTAGCACAAGCTCAAATGTATCAAGCTATGGCTGGAATGAAAACTAATGAAGTACTGGAAATGACACCTAAACTTTTAAAACTTTCTATTGCATCTGGAGAAGATTTAGCTAGTACATCAGACCTTCTTACTGATAATATAAGTGCTTTTGGATTAACATTGCAAGATGCTGATAGATTTATGGATGTTATGGCCGCAACAGCAAACAATACAAATACAAGTATTGCACAACTAGGAGAAGCTTATAAGTATGTTGCATCAACTTCAAGAAATTTTGAAAGTTTAGAAGAAACAAATATTATTCTAGGATTATTAGCAGATAGTGGGCTTAAAGGTTCTATAGCAGGAAGAAACTTAGCATCAATTTATGCAAGACTTTCAAAAACAACTCCAGATATGGATGCTGCTTTAAAAAAGCTTGGAGTAACTCTTTATGATAACAATGGTAAGTTTAAAGGATTAAGAAAAATTTTAGAAGAATTAAAGCCTAAACTAGCACAGATGAGTGATGAGCAAAGAAATTTATTTTTGACTACAATAGCAGGCTCTGAAGGTTTAAAAGTAATGAATAGTTTATTAGGAACTTCGAAAGAAGGGGTAGAAAAAGCAGAAAATGCTATAAAAAATGCAACAGGTGCTACAGATAGATTTGCAAAAGAAATGAGTGATAACACAAAAGATAAACTAGCTCAATTTAGAAGTGCTGTTGAAGATTTAAAAATATCAATAGGAGAAGGGTTGGCTCCAACAGCAGTTGACTTTATAAATAAGTTTACTTCTAAAATGGCTGAGTTGAATTCTAAAGGAACTTTTAATACAGAAAATGTTGAAGCTTATTTTAATAAAATTTTTAATTTTTTATCTGAAGCTATACAAGGTTTTGCTGCACTAAAAGTAGCAGCAATGGCAGAATCAATATTTGCTGGTGCAGGATTACCAGTTGTGGGTGCATTTGGAGGTTGGAAACTTGGAAGATGGATTGATAATAAGACTGGATTATCAAAAAGTGCTGCTGATGGAGTTAAAATTTCACAATACACTAATAAATATATGAAGCAAGGGTATTCTAGAGAAGAAGCTGATAAACAAGCTAGATTAGACGTTGAAAGAGAAAGTAAAATGAGAGGTTGGAAATCTGAAGATTATCAAAAACAAATTGAAATCGAAAAAAATCAGATAGTTTTATCTTTAGACGAGTCACAATTAAATAGACTTAAAAATAATACAATAGGATTAAGTGCTCTTGGATTAACTCCTGAAGATCTAAAACGACAAGAAACTTTAATAAAAAATAAAAGTGTAAATTCATTAAATTCTCCTATACCTAAAAAGCCAAAATCTGAATATGAAAAAGCTTTTGCAGATTTAGGTGTCAAAGCACCTATAGCAGCAACTACTAATTTTTCTCCTCAAGTAAATCTTAATATGGGTGGAGTCATAATAAAAAATGAAGCGGATTTAGAAAAAACTGCAGAAATGTCTAAACAAAAAATAATGGCAGAATTAAAAAATTATGTACAAATAACAAATTAG
- the xseA gene encoding exodeoxyribonuclease VII large subunit translates to MEKIYSVSEFNRMVKSYIDDIDDFQDFYIEGEISNITYYKSGHLYFSVKDSKSQIKCAAFNYKMKRIPEDLKEGDAIKLFGDVGFYEVKGEFQVLVRHIEKQNALGALFAKLEKVKEKMAEKGYFDESHKKELPRFPKNIGVVTALTGAALQDIIKTTRKRFNSINIYIYPAKVQGAGAEQEIIKGIETLNKIEEIDLIIAGRGGGSIEDLWAFNEEEVAMAFFNSEKPIISAVGHEIDFLLSDLTADKRAATPTQAIELSVPERESLVKSLEDKKIYLAKLLKSYLEDMKKELLIRIENYHLKNFPSTINNYRELIVEKEEDLTKAIKNLLEQKRHIFEVKIDKVSVLNPINTLKRGYSVSQIKNKRIEVLDDIEVNDEMTTILKNGKLISIVKEKIYEKNND, encoded by the coding sequence GTGGAAAAAATATATTCAGTATCAGAGTTTAACAGAATGGTAAAAAGTTATATAGATGACATTGATGATTTTCAAGATTTTTATATTGAAGGAGAGATTTCAAACATAACTTACTATAAAAGTGGACACTTATATTTTTCAGTAAAAGATAGTAAATCTCAAATTAAATGTGCTGCTTTTAATTATAAGATGAAAAGAATTCCTGAAGATTTAAAAGAGGGAGATGCAATTAAACTATTTGGAGATGTAGGTTTTTATGAAGTTAAAGGTGAATTCCAAGTTTTAGTTAGACATATAGAAAAACAAAATGCCTTAGGAGCCTTATTTGCTAAACTTGAAAAAGTAAAAGAAAAAATGGCAGAAAAAGGTTACTTTGATGAAAGTCATAAAAAAGAATTACCAAGATTTCCAAAGAATATTGGAGTTGTTACAGCCTTAACAGGGGCTGCACTTCAAGATATTATAAAAACAACAAGAAAAAGATTTAATTCAATAAATATTTATATCTATCCAGCAAAGGTACAAGGAGCTGGAGCAGAACAAGAAATAATTAAGGGAATTGAAACTTTAAATAAAATTGAAGAAATAGATTTAATTATTGCTGGTAGAGGTGGAGGAAGTATTGAAGATCTATGGGCTTTCAATGAGGAAGAAGTTGCTATGGCATTTTTTAATTCAGAAAAACCTATAATATCAGCTGTAGGGCATGAGATAGATTTTCTTTTATCTGACTTGACAGCTGATAAAAGAGCAGCTACTCCTACTCAAGCAATAGAGTTATCTGTTCCTGAAAGAGAAAGTCTTGTAAAATCATTAGAGGATAAAAAAATATACTTGGCTAAGTTATTGAAATCTTATCTTGAAGATATGAAAAAAGAATTATTAATAAGAATAGAAAATTATCACTTAAAGAATTTTCCTAGCACTATTAACAACTATAGAGAACTTATAGTTGAGAAAGAAGAAGATTTAACAAAGGCTATAAAAAATTTATTGGAACAAAAGAGACATATCTTTGAAGTTAAAATTGATAAAGTTTCAGTTTTAAATCCAATAAATACTTTAAAAAGAGGATACAGTGTCAGTCAAATTAAAAATAAGAGAATAGAAGTTTTAGATGATATAGAAGTCAATGATGAAATGACAACTATCTTAAAGAATGGAAAATTAATAAGTATTGTTAAGGAGAAAATTTATGAAAAAAATAATGATTAG
- a CDS encoding XkdQ/YqbQ family protein → MEKVKIYVNGKEYKNIFIQVIWSGAIHGTARKLEVEYLGDIITEIGDEIEFSYDDEKLFVGKVFFHSRKGDTDVKTFYAYDNSIYLNKNNFVKNFFRKKPSEIIKEICGELNLKVGKIPQDEVTCTYPAIDRSGYEIILNAYTIQHRKNKKIYSIVSNDKAIDIVEQGIHADILLTSADNISTSSYEESIENMINQIVIYKVENEKQQILNKVENAEDKKKFGLFQQVMQYEKDVDNIANAKDMLKSVEKSSRLHCLGNVLIQAGYNIGIQEPHTGLVGDFLVKSDTHVFEGETHFCNVELAFENVMDKAEFENKEKVKKSKKVKKEKNKKVDKLDQLFPEGWDKK, encoded by the coding sequence ATGGAAAAAGTAAAAATATATGTTAATGGAAAAGAATATAAAAATATTTTTATTCAGGTTATTTGGAGTGGAGCAATACATGGAACGGCTAGAAAATTAGAAGTCGAGTACTTAGGAGATATCATAACTGAAATAGGAGATGAAATTGAATTTTCTTATGATGATGAAAAATTATTTGTTGGAAAAGTATTTTTTCATTCAAGAAAAGGAGATACTGATGTTAAGACATTCTATGCTTATGACAATTCTATTTACTTAAATAAAAATAACTTTGTTAAAAATTTCTTTAGAAAAAAGCCTTCTGAAATCATAAAAGAAATATGCGGAGAACTTAATTTAAAAGTAGGTAAAATACCACAAGATGAGGTTACTTGTACATATCCGGCTATTGATAGAAGCGGATATGAAATAATATTAAATGCTTACACTATTCAACATAGAAAAAATAAAAAAATTTATTCTATTGTGAGTAATGATAAAGCAATAGATATAGTTGAGCAAGGAATACATGCTGATATTCTTTTAACTAGTGCAGATAACATTTCTACATCATCTTATGAAGAAAGCATAGAAAATATGATAAATCAAATAGTTATATATAAAGTGGAAAATGAGAAGCAACAAATACTTAATAAAGTAGAGAATGCAGAAGATAAAAAGAAATTTGGATTATTTCAACAAGTTATGCAATATGAAAAAGATGTAGATAATATAGCAAATGCAAAAGATATGTTAAAAAGTGTTGAAAAAAGTTCGAGATTACATTGCTTAGGAAATGTATTAATTCAAGCTGGATACAATATAGGAATACAAGAGCCACATACTGGACTTGTTGGAGATTTCTTAGTTAAATCAGATACTCATGTATTTGAAGGAGAAACCCATTTTTGTAATGTTGAGTTAGCTTTTGAAAATGTAATGGATAAAGCAGAATTTGAAAATAAAGAAAAAGTTAAAAAAAGTAAAAAAGTTAAAAAAGAGAAAAATAAAAAAGTAGATAAATTAGATCAACTGTTTCCAGAAGGGTGGGATAAGAAATGA
- a CDS encoding baseplate J/gp47 family protein, whose amino-acid sequence MKDKIELRNNFLDNLKNPLSKMEGTYNFDIAATFGITAEEVYKELEFWEKQTFIDTATEDEYVDKHALMFGVKRRVGTKAKGTLKITGKANSIIEEDTIFLNRDGIKYKSLRKEYLSTAGVAEIEIECLSEGKIGNAAIGEITTFEIQNSNIYSVTNEKEIINGYDKEPNSVLVARAKEKATRPAHSGNIYDYEQWAKQVDGVGKVLVKPLWNGNGTVKVLIANYNNDIADSSLIQKVRERIQSDDGRPVGADVTIESFRAKTINIEVNTILKSGYALSDVKEKIESLLKAVIKTGNVTFEKANKTILSINRLEKAILEIDGVNDNFVKVNNSNSNIEIADDEILVVRTVIINEQ is encoded by the coding sequence ATGAAAGATAAAATAGAATTAAGAAATAATTTCTTAGATAATCTTAAAAACCCACTTTCAAAAATGGAAGGGACTTATAACTTTGATATTGCTGCAACTTTTGGAATAACAGCAGAAGAAGTTTATAAAGAATTAGAGTTCTGGGAGAAACAAACATTCATAGATACAGCTACAGAAGATGAATATGTTGATAAACATGCTTTAATGTTTGGAGTAAAAAGAAGAGTTGGAACTAAGGCAAAAGGAACTCTAAAAATAACAGGAAAAGCAAACTCTATCATAGAAGAAGATACAATATTTCTAAATAGAGATGGTATAAAATATAAATCTTTAAGAAAAGAATATCTTAGCACAGCTGGAGTTGCGGAGATAGAAATAGAATGCTTATCAGAAGGAAAAATAGGTAATGCTGCAATAGGAGAAATCACAACGTTTGAAATTCAAAATAGCAATATCTACAGTGTTACGAACGAAAAAGAAATTATAAATGGATATGATAAAGAACCTAATTCTGTACTTGTAGCTAGAGCTAAAGAAAAAGCTACAAGACCCGCTCATAGTGGAAACATCTATGATTATGAACAATGGGCAAAACAAGTTGATGGAGTTGGAAAAGTATTAGTAAAACCTCTTTGGAATGGAAACGGAACTGTTAAAGTTCTAATTGCTAACTATAATAATGATATAGCTGATTCTAGTCTAATTCAAAAAGTTAGAGAAAGAATACAAAGCGATGACGGTAGACCTGTCGGAGCTGATGTAACTATAGAAAGCTTTAGAGCTAAGACTATAAACATAGAAGTTAATACTATATTAAAATCTGGATATGCTCTATCAGATGTAAAAGAAAAGATTGAATCTCTTTTGAAAGCTGTTATAAAAACTGGGAATGTTACTTTTGAGAAAGCTAATAAAACAATACTATCTATTAATCGTTTAGAGAAAGCTATTTTAGAAATAGACGGAGTAAATGATAACTTTGTAAAAGTAAACAATTCTAATTCTAATATAGAAATTGCAGATGATGAGATATTAGTAGTTAGGACAGTGATTATAAATGAGCAATAG
- a CDS encoding phage baseplate protein gives MKPTFILLKNSTSTPFFFVVPPLDLKIESEQDTQIFKIIDVGEKTLIGNRKAERISFSTFFPNLKSPFFNYLLSATPSGSVETLTKLKNDKEPLTLIVPEFNIFFKCYIQSLNFSIVERTGDIDVEISLIEFTKNKTLLDVARGLLQR, from the coding sequence ATGAAACCAACATTTATTTTATTGAAAAATTCTACAAGTACTCCTTTTTTCTTTGTGGTTCCACCTTTGGATTTAAAGATTGAAAGTGAGCAAGACACACAGATTTTTAAAATAATTGACGTAGGAGAAAAGACATTAATAGGAAATAGAAAAGCTGAAAGAATTAGTTTTTCTACATTTTTTCCTAATCTTAAATCACCTTTTTTTAATTATCTATTGTCTGCAACTCCTTCTGGAAGTGTAGAAACATTAACTAAATTAAAAAATGATAAAGAGCCTTTGACTTTAATTGTTCCTGAGTTCAACATATTTTTTAAATGCTATATACAAAGTTTAAATTTTTCTATAGTTGAAAGAACAGGAGATATTGATGTAGAAATAAGCTTAATAGAGTTTACTAAAAATAAAACACTGCTAGATGTAGCTAGAGGCTTACTTCAAAGGTGA
- a CDS encoding DUF1353 domain-containing protein, translating to MEKTKLILEPISNGKAILLEEYVYDISGYLLRVPKSFITDGASIPKSLQWLYNPFGKYIKAAVIHDYLYSCYNNTGINRTLADKIFRHIMKETGVDSRIVRKFYAAVRCFGETSWKSKLQNEGYKDKAIIDKTKEAREYYNYWGKVLGI from the coding sequence ATGGAGAAAACTAAATTAATCCTGGAACCAATTTCAAATGGGAAGGCAATTTTGCTAGAAGAGTATGTTTATGATATAAGTGGGTACTTGTTAAGAGTACCCAAATCTTTTATAACAGATGGAGCTTCTATCCCTAAGAGTTTACAATGGCTGTATAACCCATTTGGAAAATACATCAAGGCAGCAGTTATCCACGATTATTTATATAGTTGCTATAACAATACAGGTATTAATCGTACCTTAGCAGATAAAATATTTAGACATATTATGAAAGAAACTGGTGTTGATAGTAGAATTGTAAGGAAATTCTATGCAGCTGTAAGATGTTTTGGAGAAACTTCGTGGAAATCTAAATTGCAGAATGAAGGATATAAGGATAAAGCTATTATAGACAAGACCAAAGAGGCTAGAGAATATTATAATTACTGGGGAAAAGTATTAGGAATATAG
- a CDS encoding crAss001_48 related protein has translation MEAFIERMIVEKNELQDKVTKLENFINGEKFKELKGLEQVYLKEQLKFMKGYLSVLRQRINFYNK, from the coding sequence ATGGAAGCATTTATAGAAAGAATGATTGTAGAGAAAAATGAATTACAAGATAAAGTAACAAAGTTAGAAAATTTTATTAATGGAGAAAAATTTAAAGAATTAAAAGGATTAGAGCAAGTTTATCTAAAAGAACAGCTAAAATTTATGAAAGGCTATTTAAGTGTATTAAGACAAAGAATTAATTTTTATAACAAATAA
- a CDS encoding type II toxin-antitoxin system RelB/DinJ family antitoxin, with translation MSMKLVNIRMDEDLKKEMEIVCNDLGINITTAFTIFAKKLTREKRIPFSVSIDPFYSNENIKALENSINEVKDGKVIMKTIEELEAME, from the coding sequence ATGTCAATGAAATTAGTAAATATAAGAATGGATGAAGATTTGAAAAAAGAGATGGAAATTGTTTGTAATGATTTAGGTATTAATATAACAACTGCATTTACTATATTTGCAAAAAAATTAACAAGAGAAAAAAGAATTCCTTTTAGTGTCTCAATAGATCCATTTTATTCAAATGAAAATATAAAAGCTTTAGAAAATTCAATTAATGAAGTAAAAGATGGTAAAGTTATTATGAAAACTATTGAAGAATTGGAGGCTATGGAATAA
- a CDS encoding tetratricopeptide repeat protein, translating into MKKIMISLFILVSMLGFAEGENEGSAIREVPALGNQGAAVENTGAISSGRESQTPDDGGETVEDPETPKETSGVREYRPQSLIQLDEQMKKGTRSSIIQLNARYEQELKAYLESVSYNSDVIFYLANEYMMLNNYSRANKIFLKDNRDLRNVFGAATTYRFMGQHRNAIEKYNQAISMNSGFAESYLGRGLSYRNLDEYDNAVSDLKTYISKTGAHDGYVALADVYFKMGKNKEAYAIANQGIAKYGNSGILRVLANNILKNKID; encoded by the coding sequence ATGAAAAAAATAATGATTAGTTTATTTATATTAGTTTCTATGTTAGGATTTGCAGAAGGAGAAAATGAAGGATCAGCTATAAGAGAAGTACCTGCTTTAGGGAATCAAGGAGCAGCAGTAGAAAATACAGGAGCTATTTCAAGTGGTAGAGAAAGTCAAACTCCTGATGATGGAGGAGAAACTGTAGAAGACCCTGAAACTCCAAAGGAAACATCAGGAGTTCGTGAATATAGACCTCAAAGTTTAATTCAGCTTGATGAACAAATGAAAAAAGGAACTCGTAGTTCTATAATTCAATTGAATGCTAGGTATGAACAAGAATTAAAGGCTTATTTAGAATCTGTTTCTTATAATAGTGATGTAATATTTTATCTAGCAAATGAATATATGATGCTTAATAACTATAGCAGAGCTAACAAGATTTTCTTAAAAGATAATAGAGATTTAAGAAATGTTTTTGGAGCAGCAACTACATATAGATTTATGGGACAACATAGAAATGCTATTGAAAAATATAATCAAGCTATATCAATGAATTCTGGTTTTGCAGAATCATATTTAGGAAGAGGGCTTTCATATAGAAATTTAGATGAGTATGACAATGCTGTTAGTGACCTAAAAACATATATTTCTAAAACAGGAGCTCATGATGGTTATGTAGCTTTAGCAGATGTATATTTTAAAATGGGGAAAAATAAAGAGGCTTATGCAATTGCAAATCAAGGTATAGCTAAATATGGAAATTCAGGAATATTAAGAGTTCTAGCTAATAATATCTTGAAAAATAAAATAGATTAA
- a CDS encoding DUF2634 domain-containing protein, giving the protein MEKDFNIFLEKTEIEAEEIPIFKEYAIDFKTGEYIKEGNDIKLLEKNEALKVWIFKALKTERFRYTDVHSDEYGSELETNIGTIYHKTVKDALMINQIRDTLLVNPYILECYNFEISNEEEYVPQITFNVRTIYGELEMEV; this is encoded by the coding sequence GTGGAAAAAGATTTTAATATTTTTCTAGAAAAAACAGAAATAGAAGCTGAAGAAATACCTATTTTTAAAGAATATGCCATAGACTTTAAAACTGGAGAATATATAAAAGAAGGAAATGATATAAAACTTTTAGAAAAAAATGAAGCTTTAAAAGTATGGATATTCAAAGCATTAAAGACTGAAAGATTTAGGTATACTGATGTACATAGTGATGAATATGGAAGTGAATTAGAGACCAATATAGGAACTATCTATCATAAAACAGTTAAAGATGCTTTAATGATTAATCAAATAAGAGATACTTTATTAGTAAACCCATACATTTTAGAATGTTATAATTTTGAAATTTCTAATGAAGAAGAATATGTTCCGCAGATAACCTTTAATGTACGAACTATATATGGAGAACTAGAGATGGAGGTGTAA